In Littorina saxatilis isolate snail1 linkage group LG8, US_GU_Lsax_2.0, whole genome shotgun sequence, a single genomic region encodes these proteins:
- the LOC138972422 gene encoding uncharacterized protein → MNMTVRGIVFTLEAFPAPDKFAFTYLSTDTRSNGTSVLSGFDSTCQQDRVKAYMVQCVIIPVNVPKRLLGLYRVDVSNGIGSVEVAFQIRIEVVEGRTPMVWTVVGATAAVVVFVLFIIIIVLAKRRCLARRTPQARREEIVESHEEVELNPIRRQRQQSDQSRQDSDNNIPQPQLPPAGIPISDASSRPMSEEENHYTRISDSSSLSYEHAYDVTQRRGSRDEHCYTDLTLP, encoded by the exons ATGAACATGACAGTAAGGGGAATCGTCTTCACGTTGGAAGCCTTCCCTGCACCTGATAAGTTTGCCTTTACATACCTGAGTACAGACACCAGAAGCAATGGGACGAGTGTGTTGTCAGGCTTTGATTCCACTTGTCAGCAAGATCGAGTGAAAGCATACATGGTGCAGTGCGTCATCATACCTGTGAATGTTCCCAAGAGATTGCTTGGATTGTACCGGGTTGATGTTTCCAATGGGATTGGAAGCGTTGAGGTGGCGTTCCAGATTCGTATAGAAG TTGTGGAAGGAAGAACTCCCATGGTGTGGACAGTAGTCGGCGCGACAGCTGCCGTTGTCGTTTTCGTGTTGTTCATTATCATCATTGTTCTTGCAAAAAGAAGAT GTCTAGCACGTCGGACGCCTCAGGCACGGAGGGAGGAGATCGTAGAATCTCACGAGGAAGTTGAACTCAACCCCATcagacgacaacgacaacagtCAGACCAATCGCGCCAAGACTCTGATAACAACATCCCACAGCCTCAACTGCCGCCCGCGGGTATTCCCATCTCTGATGCTAGTAGTCGTCCGATGTCTGAAGAAGAAAACCACTACACACGTATATCTGATAGCAGCAGTCTGTCTTATGAACATGCTTATGATGTGACCCAGCGTCGAGGTAGCCGTGATGAACACTGCTACACAGATCTGACCTTGCCATAA
- the LOC138974766 gene encoding uncharacterized protein codes for MKRFADLSREEIETKRRLLTPTTTQKATTSAAKVFWDYLAEKGKPVSFEQYEKKELDAALSSFYIEARTKTGEIYKKKTSLDAVRYGINRHLKSSPQNKDFDILTDPSFASSNEMFKVAVREIKAQGKAAIIHHPPLSDIDRNKLYNSIYLSQATPTGLYNKVQFDTRYYFCRRGAENMHTMTKDTFEVKLDANTGRQYLYKKDELTKNNRDDSEGYSGFMPATGTHDCPVSTFLKYIEKLHPESERLWCYPRDSFHDEDTTWYTCKPVGKHGLQQFLPKLSKQCGLSQIYTNDSCNKCYCPPPS; via the coding sequence atgaagcgATTTGCAGATCTATCTCGGGAAGAAATTGAAACCAAAAGACGACTTTTAACTCCGACCACAACGCAAAAGGCAACAACATCAGCTGCCAAAGTGTTTTGGGAttatcttgctgaaaaaggaaaGCCGGTCAGTTTTGAACAGTATGAAAAAAAGGAATTGGATGCCGCTCTGTCGTCGTTCTACATTGAAGCGAGAACAAAAACAGGCGAGatatacaaaaaaaaaacaagtctggACGCAGTTCGGTATGGCATCAACCGTCACCTGAAAAGTTCCCCACAGAACAAGGACTTCGACATCCTCACAGACCCTAGCTTTGCCTCTTCTAATGAGATGTTCAAAGTCGCCGTGAGGGAGATCAAAGCACAGGGAAAAGCTGCCATCATCCACCACCCTCCTTTGTCCGACATTGACCGCAACAAGCTGTACAACAGTATCTACCTCAGTCAGGCAACACCAACCGGGCTGTACAATAAGGTACAGTTTGACACAAGATATTACTTTTGCAGGCGGGGTGCCGAAAATATGCACACAATGACGAAGGACACATTCGAAGTCAAATTGGACGCAAACACCGGCAGGCAATACCTGTACAAAAAAGACGAACTCACCAAGAACAACCGGGATGACAGCGAAGGATACAGTGGATTCATGCCAGCAACAGGAACACACGACTGTCCAGTGTCTACTTTTCTCAAGTACATCGAGAAACTGCATCCAGAAAGCGAAAGGCTTTGGTGTTATCCGCGTGATTCCTTTCACGATGAAGACACAACGTGGTACACATGTAAACCGGTTGGAAAGCACGGTCTTCAACAGTTCTTGCCCAAGCTGAGTAAGCAGTGCGGTCTTTCGCAAATTTACACGAACGATTCGTGCAACAAGTGCTACTGTCCTCCACCGAGCTAG
- the LOC138972423 gene encoding uncharacterized protein, with amino-acid sequence MTVNGIFFALEAYPTPDDFAFTHLGTRFDVNGSRVSSNGFAAHCQQDQNTEYKVNCGITPVNVPRELVGLYRADLSNGIGSVDIAFQIQTEVVKSISATEWPMFGGVVAAVVVCAAIVIVVFVICRKRLLQRVVLPQRVDIELSNIDQRRHQHQIHQRRQHHQRRSPTPEQQNDLPQPQLPPPGVPISSVSERDVQEQDHDYTRVSGSSLSSLHSVHSYDSMLQPRPEDLHTYTDLNAS; translated from the exons ATGACGGTAAACGGAATCTTCTTCGCGCTGGAAGCCTACCCTACACCTGATGATTTTGCCTTCACCCACCTGGGCACTCGATTTGACGTCAACGGGAGCAGAGTGTCATCAAATGGATTTGCAGCCCATTGTCAGCAGGATCAAAATACAGAGTACAAAGTCAACTGTGGAATCACGCCAGTGAACGTTCCCAGGGAGTTGGTCGGTCTGTACCGTGCTGATTTGTCTAACGGGATTGGAAGCGTTGACATTGCGTTCCAGATTCAAACTGAAG TTGTCAAGTCTATATCCGCAACTGAATGGCCAATGTTTGGTGGAGTTGTTGCTGCCGTTGTTGTCTGTGCCGCCATTGTCATCGTTGTTTTCGTCATCTGCAGAAAAC GGCTTCTACAGAGGGTAGTTTTGCCACAAAGGGTTGACATCGAGCtgagcaacatagatcagcgACGACATCAGCATCAGATACATCAACGGCGACAACATCATCAGCGCCGGTCACCTACTCCAGAGCAGCAGAACGACTTGCCACAGCCTCAACTACCGCCCCCTGGCGTTCCTATCTCGTCGGTCAGCGAGCGAGATGTGCAGGAGCAGGATCATGATTACACTCGGGTGTCGGGGAGCAGCCTTAGTTCTTTGCACTCCGTACACTCCTATGACTCCATGCTACAACCACGTCCTGAAGACTTGCACACCTACACGGATCTCAATGCGTCGTGA